A region of Theileria annulata chromosome 2, complete sequence, *** SEQUENCING IN PROGRESS *** DNA encodes the following proteins:
- a CDS encoding uncharacterized protein (chr2.C.cand.237 - hypothetical protein) yields MDLEEGRYIIWLENWLNEFSECQYSEPEGRDDHFTVDFSKYASLPEISLEIYNSIKSSGLSLEQLSTYINKLGVIISQSDLGAISAQPRSKMAKMFSIIFETSDISNILLESINENSYAYVYLMIRVLFEIILYTESTPVRSFAHSQIVKNKHIINALISLSYNPSTIPIHYTGA; encoded by the coding sequence atggACTTGGAAGAGGGTAGATATATAATCTGGCTAGAAAATTGGCTAAATGAATTTTCAGAGTGTCAATATTCTGAACCGGAGGGAAGAGATGACCATTTCACGGTGGATTTCTCGAAATATGCGAGTTTGCCAGAGATTTCTCTGGAAATTTACAACTCAATAAAAAGCAGTGGCCTCTCTTTAGAACAACTTAGCACATATATAAACAAGCTAGGAGTTATAATATCACAGTCTGACCTTGGAGCCATTTCAGCCCAGCCGCGCTCAAAAATGGCCAAAATGTTCTCAATTATTTTCGAAACCTCAGACATCTCAAATATACTCCTAGAGAGCATAAACGAAAACTCCTACGCCTACGTATACCTCATGATCAGAGTCCTGTTTGAGATTATTCTATACACCGAAAGTACACCAGTAAGGTCATTTGCACATTCTCAAATTGTCAAGAATAAACATATTATCAACGCACTTATATCATTATCATATAATCCATCTACCATTCCCATACATTATACAGGTGCCTAA